The window TCTCGGTCTATGCCGACGGCGCCAGGCCCGGCATCGACGAAACCGCGCCGCTCGCTCCCTACAAGGGCAAGGACGCGATGGCGGAAACCCAGCAGTCGCTGATGGCCGACATCGAGGGCCTGTACGGCCCGCTGAAGGCGCTGAGCGAGGCGGAGGTGCGCAAGCATTTCGGCGAGCGCAGCACGATTGTCCGCCCTGGCTACATCGTCGGCCCGCGCGACGAGAGCGACCGCTTCAGCTACTGGCCGCTGCGGGTGGAGCAGGGCGGCGAGATGCTGGTGCCGGGCGACGGGCTGGACCCGATCCAGATCATCGACGGCCGCGACCTAGGCGAGTGGATGATCCGGCTCGCCGAGGCGAAGGCCTACGGCACCTTCAATGCGGTCGGCCCCGACTATCCGCTGCTGATGGACGCGATGCTGCACGGCTGCCAGGCGGTGACCGGCAAGGGCGTGCGGATGGTGCACGTCTCGCCGCAGTTCCTCGACGAACACAAGGTCGACACGCCGATCTGGGTGCCGCGCGAGGGCAATCCGTTCTCCGGCTACGGCAGCGTGAGCAATGCGCGCGCCATTACCGCCGGGCTCACCTTCCGTCCGCTGGCGACCACCGTGGCCGACCTGCTGGCGTGGTTCCACGGCCTGCCCGCGGAGCGCCAGGCCAAGCCGCGCGCCGGCATCCCGCGCGAGCAGGAAGCCGAGCTGCTGGCGCTGTGGAAGAAGCGCGGCGCCTGATCCGCCGCGCTTCAGCGGGCCCCTGCTAGGCTGGCCGCCTCTGACAGTTCGGGAGCGCAGCCATGGCGACCGGTTGGGCCGGCGACGGCGCGGTGCAGGACCAGATCGACGCGACGGTGAAGGACGGCATCGCGCGGGCGCGCAGCCGCCTGCCCAGCGGCCCGGGGCTGGAGCGCTGCGAGGAATGCGATGCGCCGATCCCGGACGCGCGTCGCAAGGCGATCCCGGGCGTGCGCCTGTGCGTGGCCTGCCAGGAAGCGCACGACCGCGAGGCCGGCTTCAGCGGCTACAACCGCCGCGGCAGCAAGGACAGCCAGTTGCGCTGACGCCATGAAACGAGGACGCCCGGCGCGATGGCCGGGCGTCTTTCGTGTTGCGGGGACTTTTTGCGGGAGCCGGGTTCAGTTGTCGATGCTGAAAGCCAGGATCATGCCGAGGATCGCCGGCAGGATCATTGCGCCGCCGCTGCCTTGCAGGCCGTACTGGGAGCGGCCGTAATAGCCGTCCTGGTAGCCGCGCTGGAAGCCCTGGCGGAAGTAGTAGCGGTAGTCGCCCAGGCTCACGTACTGGCCGTAGTAGCCGTAGCTGCCGTCGAGGTAGCCGATGTTGCCGTCGTAGTCGAAGCGCCAGCGGTCGGCGCGGTCGGCCTGGCCCGCGTACCAGCCCTCGCGGTAGCCGTCGCGCACCGCCTGCTCCAGCATCCGCGCGCCGTAGCTGTTGGTGTCGTACCAGCGGCCGCCGTAGCTGTAGCGGTAGTTGTAGGGCGTGTAGAAGAACGGGTCGTTGTAGTCGATGCGGAGCGTGCGGCGGCGCGCCTGTTCGGCCTGCCAGCGGCGCCAGTAGTCCTGCTGGTAGCGGTACTGGGCGTTGCGGCGCTGGCGCTCCAGGTCGTGGCGCTGACGCTCGAACTGCGCGCGGCGGTTGGCTTCCTCGCGCTGCCACTGCGCCTGCTGCCGGCGCTGCTCCTCGATCCGGCGCTGCTGCTGGTCGCGGTCGATGCGGCCATGGCCGTCGTTGCCGCGCCAGTCGGGGCGGTTGCGGTCGTCGCCGCGATGGTCGTCGCGGTCGTTGCGCCAGTCGGGGCGCTGCCCGGGGCGGTCCTGCCGGTCGTCGCGACGCTCCTCGCGCTGGCGCGCCTCGGCGATCACCCGCGCCTGCGGGCTGCGCGATGCGTCGTCGCGGCGCTGCTGCTCGCGCTCGCGCTGGCCGGCTATGCGCTGTTGCTGCGCCACGCGCTGGGCTTCGAGCTGCTGGCGCTGCTGCTGTTCGCGGTCGCGCTGCTCGACGGCGCGTTGCTGCTGCGACGCGCGCTGCGCTTCGATCCGTTGGCGCTGCTGCTCGCGACCGCGTTGTTCGGCGATGCGCTGCTGTTGCGCGGCGCGCTGGGTTTCGGCCTGCTGGCGCTGCTGGTCGCGATCATGCTGTTCGGCGGCACGCTGCTGCTGCGCCGCGCGCTGCGCCTCGGCCTGCTGGCGCTGGCCTTCCGCGCGCTGGCGTTCCTGCTGCTGGCGCGCCAGTTCGCCCCAGTTCTCGCGGCGCTGGTCGTCGCTGCTGCGGGCGCGGTCGGACAGGATCGGGCGCCGCTGGGCGTCGGCGCGCGGCTGTTCGCGCTGCGCCGGACGCTGCTTGCGTTCGGTCTGCTGGTCGCCGTTGTCGCGGTCCTGCCGGGCGGCGGACGCGGGCAAGGCCGCGCCCAGCGCCAGCACGGTGCCGAGCAGGGCAGGGGTCAGGATGCGCAAGGCGGGACTGCGGTTCATCTCTCTCGTCTCCCCGGGGCGCGACCATTCGCGCCCTTCATGCGTAGTTGGCGGCCGTGCGCATGAATCGCCGCTGAGATTTCCCGGCATCGGCCGCCCCTGCTGGGGGCCGTTCATATTTCGTGAAGCCGCGCCGCGCCGGCATGACCAACGACAGGCACGGCCGGTGCGCCGCTATGCGATGGTATGCGATCAATTCCAGGGGACATGCCATGCGCCCGCAACGACACCTGACGGCCCTCGCGCTGGCCGCCGCCGCATTCGCCGCCCATGCCCAGCAGGCCGCGCCGCAACCCGCGCTGACCGCCACCACCGCGGCCACCGGCCTGCCGCGCGCGCCGGAACAGGAAGCGACGCTGATCGAACGCGCCGAACTGTCGTTCAAGGTGGATCCCGCGCAGCAGCGGCTGGACGGCGACGCCACCCTGCGCCTGCGGGTGGACAAGCCGGTCGGCGAGCTCGTGGTCGACCTGGACCGCGGCTACGCGGTCGACCTGGTCGAAGTCGACGGCAAGGCCATCGACGCCGCGCACTGGCGCAACCCGGAAGGCCGGATGCGCATCGACCTTCCGGCGCCGCTGCCCGCCGGCACGCGCGCCACCCTGCGCATCCGCTACGGCGGGCATCCGCATGTGGCGTCGAAGGCGCCGTGGGACGGCGGCATCGTCTGGGCCAAGGCGCCGACCGGCGAGCCGTGGGTCGCGACGGCGGTGCAGGGCGAGGGCTGCGACCTGCTGTGGCCCTGCATCGACCACCCGATGGGCGAGCCGCTGGAGGTCGTGCAGCACATCACCGTGCCGAGCCCGCTGGTCGCCGCCAGCAACGGCATCGCCACCGGCATGGACGAGAAGGACGGCTGGCGCACCTACCACTGGCGCGCCAAGCAGCCGGACACCTACGCCATCGCGCTCAACGTCGGCCCGTACGAACTGCTGCAGGGCGACTACAAGTCGCGCTACGGCAACGTCATCCCGCTGCGCTTCTGGTACCTGAAGGGCAACAAGGCCAAGGCCGAGGGGCTGTTCGCCGAGTTCGCGCCGATGCTGGATTTCTTCGAGGAGACGGTCGGCCCGTATCCGTTCGGCGACGAGAAGATGGGCGTGGTGGAAACCCCGCACCTGGGCATGGAGCACCAGACCATCAACGCCTACGGCAACGATTACCGCAAGGCCGAGACCGGCTACGACTGGCTGCTGCAGCACGAGTTCTCGCACGAGTGGTTCGGCAACCAGCTGACCAACGTGGACTGGGACGACCTGTGGTTGCACGAAGGCTTCGGCAGCTACATGCAGCCGCTGTACCTGCAATGGCTGCGCGGCGACATGGAGTACATGGCGGCGCTGATGAAGATGCGCTCGGCGCTGATGCTGCGCTACCCGATCGTCGCCGGCCGCAGCATGGCCGAGAAGAGCGTGTCCAGCGCCGATCGCGGGCCGGGCAACGACGTCTACTACAAGGGCGCGTTGATGCTGCACACCCTGCGCGGGCTGATCGGCGACGACGCCTTCTTCCGCGCCACCCGCGAGCTGGTGTACGGCACCGACGCGCCCAGGCCCGGCAACTTCAAGCCGCGCTACGCGTCCACCGGCGACTTCATCGCGCTGGTTAACCGCATCACCGGCAAGGACTACGGCTGGTTCTTCGACGTCTACCTGCGCTCGGTGAAGCTGCCGGAACTCGTCGCCACGCGCGATGCCGGCGGCCTCGCACTGCGCTGGAAGACCGAGGGCGACAAGCCGTTCCCGATGCCGGTGCAGGTGCGCGCGGGCAAGCGCGTGGTGGACGTGCCGATGGCGGATGGAAGCGGCCACGTCGCGCTGGCGGCGGGCGAGAGCTTCACCCTCGATCCGCATTCCAGGGTGCTGCGCGACCTGCCGTACATGGCCGACTACCAGAAGGACGTGGCCGAGCGCGCCAAGGCCGCCGCCGCGAAGCGCTGATGGAGCGAGGAGTGAGTGGAGAGGAGTGAGGAGTGAGTGGAAGCAAAAGCAAAAGCGGAGCGTGAAGTTCTCGCTTTTACTCACTCCTCCCCACTCACTCCTCTCTCTCCTTAGCTTCTACCAGTGCACCCCGCGCATCAGCGCCGCGAACGCGATCTGTTCCTGGCTCGGCGCCTCGTCGCGCAGCGCCTTCTTGTCGCCCTTGGCCGCCGCCGAATCCGGGAACAGTTCGAAGGCGGTGCTCATCACCGCCTCGTAGGCCTTCGGCGCGACCGCGTTGACCAGCGCGGCGAAGATGCCGAGCCGCGTGGCGATCCGGCTGGGCCGTTCGATGATGCCCTTGACCACGAGGTCGGCGGCTTCATCCGGCGACAGCGTCGGCACGCTGTCGTACATCTTGGTCGGCGCGATCATCGGCGTCTTCACCAGCGGCATGTTGATGGTGGTGAAGCTGATGCCCTTGCCCGACAGCTCGCCCTGCGCGCAGCGGCTGAAGGCGTCCAGCGCGGCCTTTGACGCGACGTAGGCGGAGAAGCGCGGCGAGTTCGCCAGCACGCCGATCGAACTGATGTTGATGAAGTGGCCCTTGCGCCGCTGCACCATCGTCGGCATGAAGCCCATGATCAGGCGGATGCTGCCGAAGTAGTTGAGCTGCATCGTCCGTTCGAAATCGTGGAAGCGGTCGTAGCTGGCCTCGATGGAACGGCGGATCGAGCGGCCGGCGTTGTTGACCAGGATGTCGACGTGGCCGTGCTCCTTCAGGATCGTCGCCACCAGCCGGTCGCAGTCGGCCATGTCGGACAGGTCGGCGGTGTAGGCGAACACCTTGCCGCCGGCCTTCTTCATTTCGTCGCGGGCCTTGAACAGCTCCTCCTCGCCGCGCGCCACGATCACCGTGACCGCGCCGGCCGCCGCCACCTTTTGCGCGGTGGCGAGGCCGATCCCGGACGAGCCGCCGGTGATGACCACCACCTTGTTCTTGACCTTGCCCTTCAGGCTGCGGTCCACGAACAGGTCGGGGTCGA is drawn from Thermomonas brevis and contains these coding sequences:
- a CDS encoding SDR family oxidoreductase, which translates into the protein MRTTRRDLLKFGTLAAAAVALPAIGMPETAAAPVGKAAKPLDILILGGTGFTGPFQVAYALARGHRVTLFNRGKRPSPEWPGEVEQLHGDRNTGDLASLKGRKWDVCIDNPTSLPFWVRDAGKVLKGNVGHYLFISTISVYADGARPGIDETAPLAPYKGKDAMAETQQSLMADIEGLYGPLKALSEAEVRKHFGERSTIVRPGYIVGPRDESDRFSYWPLRVEQGGEMLVPGDGLDPIQIIDGRDLGEWMIRLAEAKAYGTFNAVGPDYPLLMDAMLHGCQAVTGKGVRMVHVSPQFLDEHKVDTPIWVPREGNPFSGYGSVSNARAITAGLTFRPLATTVADLLAWFHGLPAERQAKPRAGIPREQEAELLALWKKRGA
- a CDS encoding DksA/TraR family C4-type zinc finger protein gives rise to the protein MATGWAGDGAVQDQIDATVKDGIARARSRLPSGPGLERCEECDAPIPDARRKAIPGVRLCVACQEAHDREAGFSGYNRRGSKDSQLR
- a CDS encoding M1 family metallopeptidase; translated protein: MRPQRHLTALALAAAAFAAHAQQAAPQPALTATTAATGLPRAPEQEATLIERAELSFKVDPAQQRLDGDATLRLRVDKPVGELVVDLDRGYAVDLVEVDGKAIDAAHWRNPEGRMRIDLPAPLPAGTRATLRIRYGGHPHVASKAPWDGGIVWAKAPTGEPWVATAVQGEGCDLLWPCIDHPMGEPLEVVQHITVPSPLVAASNGIATGMDEKDGWRTYHWRAKQPDTYAIALNVGPYELLQGDYKSRYGNVIPLRFWYLKGNKAKAEGLFAEFAPMLDFFEETVGPYPFGDEKMGVVETPHLGMEHQTINAYGNDYRKAETGYDWLLQHEFSHEWFGNQLTNVDWDDLWLHEGFGSYMQPLYLQWLRGDMEYMAALMKMRSALMLRYPIVAGRSMAEKSVSSADRGPGNDVYYKGALMLHTLRGLIGDDAFFRATRELVYGTDAPRPGNFKPRYASTGDFIALVNRITGKDYGWFFDVYLRSVKLPELVATRDAGGLALRWKTEGDKPFPMPVQVRAGKRVVDVPMADGSGHVALAAGESFTLDPHSRVLRDLPYMADYQKDVAERAKAAAAKR